One window of the Salvia splendens isolate huo1 chromosome 1, SspV2, whole genome shotgun sequence genome contains the following:
- the LOC121797024 gene encoding SAC3 family protein C-like, with the protein MANRSPQPYQPRINNSSSSSSYSSHSDSTQSKIPKASNQIYSNKTSSSSSKTGEFSCRIENSYYEDGDQEPPNLIGTCPFMCPLEERQRRERLRDLAVFERLHGNHAKTSPALAVKKFCRTISSKDMKASDVRPVPVLEDTLNYLLDLLHSSDHPFDVVHDFIFDRTRSIRQDLSMQNVVSDQVIHMYERMVKFHIISYHHLHRSSQTPNTASMSHLNLEQLMKALTTLFSLYEVNRASHSASQNEAEFFSLYLLLHLSPDNQVEPLSLWFRRIPSPVMESRAMSFTRRILRYYRLGNYKRFISTTEEEASYLQYCIVEPYISEVRKLALSCISYGGYKLQPYPVEHLSKILMMKESDVEALSVDCALETSDVGTGKGLVSSKQAVINKTSKEYKKYYELDSSRIRRLCAELPAL; encoded by the exons ATGGCGAACAGAAGTCCTCAGCCCTACCAACCTAGAATCAACaattcttcttcctcttcttcctatTCGTCGCACTCCGATTCCACCCAATCCAAAATTCCAAAAGCTTCTAATCAAATCTACTCCAACAAAACCTCCAGCTCTAGTTCCAAAACTGGTGAATTCAGCTGCAGGATTGAAAATAGTTATTATGAAGACGGAGATCAAGAACCCCCGAACCTAATTGGGACCTGCCCTTTCATGTGCCCAT TGGAAGAGAGGCAAAGACGCGAGAGGTTGAGGGATTTAGCTGTGTTTGAGAGGCTCCATGGAAATCATGCTAAAACATCACCTGCTCTTGCTGTGAAAAAG TTCTGCAGAACTATAAGCTCAAAAGATATGAAAGCTTCTGATGTCCGGCCTGTTCCTGTCTTGGAGGACACTCTAAATTATCTTCTCGACCTGCTGCATTCTAGTGATCATCCTTTTGATGTGGTCCATGACTTCATATTTGATAGGACAAGATCCATCAGGCAAGATCTAAGCATGCAGAACGTTGTCAGTGACCAAGTGATACACATGTATGAGAGAATG gtcaAATTTCACATTATATCATATCACCACCTTCACAGATCATCTCAGACTCCAAATACTGCTTCTATGTCACACCTCAACCTGGAGCAGCTTATGAAAGCTCTGACAACTTTGTTTAGCTTGTACGAAGTAAATCGAGCTTCACATTCCGCATCTCAGAATGAAGctgaatttttttcattatatcttcttctccatctgaGTCCCGACAACCAA GTCGAACCTTTATCCCTGTGGTTTCGCCGCATTCCTTCGCCGGTAATGGAGTCAAGAGCTATGAGTTTTACCCGGAGAATATTGAG ATACTACCGACTAGGGAATTACAAGCGATTCATTTCTACCACAGAAGAGGAAGCATCCTATCTCCAATACTGCATTGTCGAACCTTATATCAGTGAG GTACGGAAATTGGCATTATCCTGTATCAGTTATGGAGGATACAAGCTGCAACCGTACCCAGTGGAACACTTGTCAAAGATTCTAATGATGAAG GAATCTGATGTCGAAGCTCTTTCGGTTGATTGTGCCCTTGAAACATCTGATGTTGGAACTGGGAAAGGACTTGTTTCTTCCAAGCAAGCAGTCATAAATAAAACCTCAAAAGAGTACAAGAAGTACTATGAATTAGATTCGTCGAGAATACGAAG GTTGTGCGCTGAGCTGCCCGCTTTGTAG